A single region of the Geobacillus subterraneus genome encodes:
- a CDS encoding RNA-guided endonuclease InsQ/TnpB family protein has translation MYFCIKQQLNGLTKEEYLTLRELCHIAKNMYNVGLYNVRQYYFEHKEFLNYEKNYHLAKTNENYKLLNSNMAQQILKKVNEAFKSFFGLISLAKQGKYDYKAISIPKYLKKDGFHSLIIGQIRIDGNKFTIPYSRLFKKTHKPITITIPPVLLDKKIKQIEIIPKHHARFFEIQYKYEMPEDQRELNDQKALAIDLGLNNLATCVTSDGRSFIIDGRRLKSINQWFNKENARLQSMKDKQKIKGTTRKQALLAMNRNNKVNDYINKTCRYIINYCIENQIGKLVIGYAETLQRNINLGKKTNQNFVNIPLGNIKEKLEYLCEFYGIEFLKQEESYTSQASFFDGDEIPEYNADNPKEYKFSGKRIKRGLYRTKSGKLINADVNGALNILKKSKAVDLSVLCSSGEVDTPQRIRIA, from the coding sequence ATGTATTTTTGTATCAAACAACAGCTAAATGGTTTGACCAAAGAAGAATACTTGACTCTTCGAGAACTGTGCCATATTGCCAAGAACATGTACAACGTCGGATTGTACAATGTCAGACAATACTATTTTGAACACAAGGAATTTCTTAATTATGAGAAAAACTATCATCTTGCAAAAACTAACGAAAACTATAAGCTGTTAAACAGCAACATGGCACAGCAAATTTTAAAAAAGGTCAATGAAGCCTTTAAATCTTTCTTTGGTTTGATCAGTCTTGCCAAACAAGGAAAATATGACTACAAAGCTATCAGTATTCCAAAATATCTTAAAAAAGATGGCTTTCATTCACTGATCATTGGCCAGATTCGTATAGACGGCAATAAATTCACGATACCGTATTCTCGCCTATTTAAAAAGACTCACAAGCCTATCACGATAACGATTCCGCCTGTGTTGCTGGACAAAAAGATTAAGCAGATTGAAATCATTCCTAAGCATCATGCCAGGTTCTTTGAGATTCAGTACAAATATGAAATGCCTGAAGATCAAAGAGAATTAAATGACCAAAAAGCACTGGCCATTGATTTAGGATTAAACAATCTTGCCACTTGTGTCACATCAGACGGCAGATCATTCATCATTGATGGGCGGAGATTAAAAAGTATAAATCAATGGTTTAACAAAGAAAATGCCAGACTTCAAAGCATGAAAGATAAGCAAAAAATCAAAGGCACGACTCGTAAACAGGCGTTGCTTGCTATGAATCGCAATAATAAAGTGAATGATTATATCAACAAGACTTGCCGTTACATTATTAACTACTGTATTGAAAATCAAATTGGCAAACTTGTCATTGGCTATGCGGAAACATTACAACGCAATATTAATCTAGGAAAAAAGACAAATCAAAACTTTGTCAATATTCCTCTCGGTAACATAAAAGAAAAATTAGAATATCTTTGTGAATTTTACGGCATTGAATTCTTGAAACAGGAAGAATCATATACGTCTCAAGCCAGCTTTTTTGACGGCGATGAGATTCCTGAATATAATGCCGACAATCCAAAAGAATATAAGTTCAGCGGCAAACGTATTAAGCGCGGCTTGTATCGAACAAAGTCTGGCAAACTAATTAATGCTGATGTCAATGGCGCATTAAACATCTTAAAGAAAAGTAAAGCTGTAGACCTGAGTGTCTTATGCTCTAGCGGCGAAGTGGACACGCCTCAAAGAATAAGGATTGCTTGA
- a CDS encoding FMN-dependent NADH-azoreductase, which translates to MTKVLYITAHPHDDTQSYSMAVGKAFIDTYKQVHPDHEVIHLDLYKEYIPEIDVDVFSGWGKLRSGQSFEQLSAEEKAKVGRMNELCDQFISADKYVFVTPMWNFSFPPVLKAYIDAVAVAGKTFKYTEQGPVGLLTDKKALHIQARGGFYSEGPAAAMEMGHRYLSVIMQFFGVPSFEGLFVEGHAAVPEKAEEIKANAIARAKDLAHTF; encoded by the coding sequence ATGACGAAAGTATTGTACATCACCGCCCATCCCCACGACGATACACAATCGTACAGCATGGCGGTCGGGAAGGCGTTTATCGACACGTACAAGCAAGTGCATCCGGATCATGAAGTGATTCATCTCGACTTGTATAAAGAATACATTCCGGAAATCGATGTCGACGTATTCAGTGGATGGGGCAAGCTCCGTTCTGGCCAATCGTTTGAACAGCTCTCGGCCGAGGAAAAAGCGAAAGTCGGACGGATGAACGAGCTGTGCGATCAGTTCATCTCCGCGGACAAATACGTGTTCGTCACGCCGATGTGGAACTTTTCTTTCCCGCCCGTATTGAAAGCGTACATTGACGCGGTGGCGGTGGCCGGAAAAACGTTCAAGTATACCGAACAAGGGCCGGTTGGGCTGCTCACCGATAAAAAAGCACTCCACATTCAGGCGCGCGGCGGTTTTTATTCGGAAGGCCCAGCGGCAGCGATGGAAATGGGACACCGCTATTTAAGCGTCATTATGCAGTTTTTCGGCGTGCCATCATTTGAAGGCTTATTCGTCGAGGGGCATGCGGCCGTGCCGGAAAAAGCGGAAGAAATTAAGGCAAACGCCATTGCCCGGGCGAAAGACTTGGCCCATACATTTTGA
- a CDS encoding SpoIIE family protein phosphatase, whose product MRLHSAAAALAAMLFGLLLFVAGRLPFSPSFYHSIHLALGLAAVVVCWLVAVQGWVVFPHTLSMERLVMGALFFSSGTLFSFHFLLSFSDVGEASLFSLAARFTIAWGLLFLFSRPDEVMERRSGQRWQAFLAAFAYTVAVGLFIHVTAPLWLEDRTSRWPLWWQAGEGAVGLLDAAAAALVWRRYRQGGSPALLYWLMALLLFAFGQVLLLLGNGHVLWGQLYEVAGFLYVVRAMYVETIEKPYVELKQHEQQLEMMANALGEGLMMLDRDGQIVWMNPEAGRLIGVVPEEAKGKPLFSFVSLAGPNGDAWDWKQLRRVVKRLKSGEVIRVEEEPFCRRDGVCLPVSYTLAPVMENGALTGLVAVLRDVTEKKEKERLEREREQLDFELSLAANMQRSLLQTSSKANLPSYVDIGVLSVPARVLSGDFYHFSVHQTSVSVGIADVSGKGIPAAMLMTLMKFILDRTVHYGTQPHVYLDLLNRFAYDYTEPSMFVTMFVGNYNEKTHTFSYACAGHEPALLYRAKTKQCVPLHAKGCALGLFPQFSFETKSVVLEPGDFVLLYTDGVTEKRGEEAADDFSVLASMVARVNLDQPAAQTVRELYEQVKAYHQYEQKDDQTLLLLRRR is encoded by the coding sequence ATGCGTCTGCACAGCGCGGCGGCAGCGTTGGCGGCCATGCTGTTTGGCTTGCTTTTGTTCGTTGCAGGGCGGCTCCCTTTTTCGCCTAGTTTCTATCATTCTATTCATCTTGCTTTAGGGCTTGCCGCCGTTGTCGTCTGTTGGCTTGTCGCCGTGCAAGGGTGGGTCGTGTTTCCTCACACGCTGTCGATGGAACGGCTTGTGATGGGGGCGCTGTTTTTCTCCTCAGGGACGCTGTTTTCGTTTCATTTTCTCCTTTCATTCTCAGACGTCGGTGAGGCGTCGCTGTTTTCGCTTGCCGCTCGCTTTACGATCGCTTGGGGGCTGCTCTTTTTATTTTCGCGTCCGGACGAGGTGATGGAGCGTCGCAGCGGCCAGCGTTGGCAGGCGTTTTTAGCCGCCTTTGCTTATACAGTGGCGGTTGGGCTATTCATTCATGTTACGGCGCCGCTTTGGCTGGAAGATCGGACGAGCCGCTGGCCGCTTTGGTGGCAGGCGGGAGAAGGGGCGGTCGGTTTGCTTGATGCGGCCGCGGCTGCGCTTGTATGGCGTCGCTATCGGCAGGGCGGCTCTCCTGCACTCTTGTACTGGCTGATGGCGTTGCTGCTGTTTGCCTTTGGCCAAGTGCTGCTTCTGCTCGGCAACGGGCATGTGCTATGGGGGCAGCTGTACGAAGTGGCCGGATTTTTGTATGTCGTGCGCGCGATGTATGTGGAAACGATCGAAAAGCCATATGTGGAGCTGAAGCAACACGAACAGCAGCTGGAAATGATGGCGAACGCCCTTGGCGAGGGGTTGATGATGTTAGACCGGGATGGACAAATCGTTTGGATGAACCCGGAAGCCGGTCGGCTGATCGGTGTCGTCCCTGAGGAAGCGAAAGGAAAGCCGTTATTTTCCTTTGTATCGCTCGCCGGGCCGAACGGTGACGCGTGGGATTGGAAGCAGCTGCGCCGTGTTGTCAAACGGCTGAAAAGCGGCGAAGTGATTCGCGTCGAAGAAGAGCCGTTTTGTCGTCGCGACGGCGTTTGTTTGCCGGTGAGCTATACGCTGGCGCCAGTGATGGAAAACGGCGCACTGACGGGGCTAGTCGCCGTGCTGCGCGACGTGACAGAGAAAAAAGAGAAGGAGCGGCTTGAACGCGAGCGTGAACAGCTCGATTTTGAACTGTCGCTCGCTGCGAATATGCAGCGATCGCTCTTGCAGACGTCTTCGAAAGCGAACTTGCCGTCCTATGTCGACATCGGCGTCCTCAGCGTTCCTGCTCGGGTATTAAGCGGCGATTTTTACCACTTTTCCGTCCACCAAACATCCGTCTCAGTCGGCATTGCCGATGTGTCGGGAAAAGGCATTCCAGCCGCGATGCTGATGACATTGATGAAATTTATTTTAGACCGGACCGTTCATTACGGGACGCAGCCGCATGTGTATCTTGACTTGTTGAACCGGTTCGCCTATGATTACACAGAACCGTCGATGTTTGTGACGATGTTTGTCGGCAATTACAACGAAAAAACACACACGTTTTCGTATGCGTGCGCCGGGCATGAGCCGGCGCTTCTATACCGGGCGAAAACGAAACAATGCGTCCCGCTGCACGCCAAAGGATGCGCGCTCGGCTTGTTTCCGCAATTTTCGTTTGAAACTAAATCGGTGGTGCTAGAACCCGGTGATTTTGTGCTGTTGTACACGGACGGCGTGACAGAAAAGCGCGGAGAAGAAGCGGCCGATGACTTTTCCGTCCTCGCCTCAATGGTCGCACGAGTCAACCTCGACCAGCCTGCCGCACAAACCGTCCGCGAGTTGTACGAGCAGGTGAAGGCGTATCACCAATACGAACAAAAAGACGATCAGACGTTGCTTTTATTGCGCCGCCGTTGA
- a CDS encoding sigma-70 family RNA polymerase sigma factor: protein MNVYPPPLSKSKLDALISAYQQTKTEEAATALLVRFEPLIAAAAKKMARSRPDFYEDLFQVGRLSFLRLLEHYDPKQGTSFESYAMKSLIGYMKNYLRDKAWYIQVPRRVKEKGSKVQKAIDELTVTLERSPNIEEIASHLGLSVEETIEILAGRDHYQAISIDAPVQDGEKDATTIGEFLADETDEVEALIERLDLQEAIGKLSEQERIVIEAVFRRGETQRSLAEQLGVSQMTISRIQKRAIEKLKRQLATAYPS from the coding sequence ATGAATGTATATCCCCCTCCTCTGTCCAAGAGCAAGCTTGACGCCCTCATTTCCGCCTATCAACAGACAAAGACGGAAGAAGCGGCGACGGCGCTGCTCGTTCGCTTCGAGCCGCTCATTGCGGCCGCGGCCAAAAAAATGGCGCGCAGCCGCCCCGATTTTTACGAGGATTTATTTCAAGTCGGGCGGTTATCGTTTTTGCGCCTCCTTGAGCATTACGACCCGAAGCAAGGAACAAGCTTCGAATCGTACGCGATGAAAAGCTTGATCGGTTATATGAAAAATTATTTGCGCGACAAAGCGTGGTATATCCAGGTGCCGCGCCGGGTGAAAGAAAAAGGAAGCAAAGTGCAGAAGGCGATCGATGAGCTGACCGTTACGCTTGAGCGGTCGCCGAACATCGAGGAAATCGCGAGCCATTTAGGGTTATCGGTCGAAGAAACGATTGAGATTTTGGCTGGCCGCGACCATTATCAGGCGATTTCCATCGATGCCCCGGTGCAGGACGGGGAAAAGGACGCGACAACCATCGGCGAATTTCTTGCTGATGAAACGGACGAGGTCGAGGCGCTCATCGAGCGGCTTGACTTGCAGGAAGCGATCGGCAAGCTGAGCGAGCAGGAGCGGATCGTCATCGAGGCGGTGTTCCGCCGCGGAGAAACGCAGCGCTCGCTCGCCGAACAGCTCGGCGTCTCGCAAATGACGATCAGCCGCATTCAAAAGCGGGCGATCGAAAAGCTGAAGCGGCAGCTTGCCACCGCCTATCCGTCATAA
- the rsbW gene encoding anti-sigma B factor RsbW: MKEHETVVQLSIPADAQFIDVARLTLYGLAAKMGFSYEEIEDMKVAVSEACNNAVLHAYNGKRGMIHLRFEMGADALTIIVKDEGKGFDYKQAAKQAAPLSAKPLKDVKIGGLGLFLMEALMDDVSVTTTSGTEVRLTKFRHRGEGEHAHECISPSSVQEQA, encoded by the coding sequence ATGAAAGAGCACGAAACCGTCGTACAGCTATCGATTCCAGCCGATGCACAGTTTATCGATGTCGCGCGTTTGACGTTGTATGGGCTGGCCGCTAAGATGGGATTCTCATATGAAGAGATTGAAGATATGAAAGTCGCTGTTTCCGAGGCGTGCAATAACGCTGTTTTGCATGCGTACAACGGAAAAAGGGGAATGATTCATCTCCGCTTTGAGATGGGTGCCGATGCCTTAACGATCATCGTTAAAGATGAAGGGAAAGGATTTGATTACAAACAGGCGGCGAAGCAAGCGGCCCCATTGTCCGCTAAGCCGCTTAAGGACGTCAAAATCGGCGGTCTCGGCCTCTTTTTAATGGAAGCGCTCATGGACGATGTGAGTGTCACGACAACAAGCGGAACAGAAGTCCGCCTGACGAAATTCCGCCATCGCGGCGAAGGAGAGCATGCCCATGAATGTATATCCCCCTCCTCTGTCCAAGAGCAAGCTTGA
- a CDS encoding STAS domain-containing protein, with protein sequence MDRKRFHIVHDEQSDRHVVYIKGELDLAAAEQFRRAVEPLANDARKLLVIRLDELTYIDSTGIGMFVALLKTRKKQGAQFAIENVPPKVQRLFDLTGVSYFFSETNDTTERVGGQS encoded by the coding sequence ATGGACAGGAAACGATTTCATATCGTTCATGACGAACAGTCAGACCGGCACGTAGTATACATAAAAGGGGAGCTTGATTTAGCGGCAGCCGAGCAGTTTCGGCGCGCCGTCGAGCCGCTCGCCAATGATGCAAGGAAACTGCTTGTCATCCGTTTAGACGAATTGACGTATATCGACAGCACCGGCATCGGCATGTTTGTCGCACTGTTGAAAACGAGAAAGAAACAAGGAGCGCAGTTTGCCATTGAGAACGTGCCGCCCAAAGTGCAGCGCTTGTTTGACTTAACGGGAGTATCTTACTTTTTTTCCGAAACGAACGATACGACAGAAAGGGTCGGGGGCCAATCATGA
- a CDS encoding YkvA family protein: MFEKWKEWARALKREIFVLYSASRDRRVSVWLRLFMLGVAAYAFSPVDLIPDFVPVLGYVDDLLLVPLGIYLALKWLPKDIAAEHRAKAEELAGRGKPTNWVAGALIILLYVWLGVWLLRWLISRTF, translated from the coding sequence ATGTTCGAAAAATGGAAAGAATGGGCGAGGGCGCTGAAACGGGAAATTTTTGTCTTGTATTCAGCCAGTCGCGATCGGCGCGTCTCTGTCTGGCTGCGGCTCTTTATGCTTGGCGTTGCGGCGTATGCGTTCAGCCCGGTCGATTTGATCCCCGATTTCGTTCCGGTTCTCGGGTACGTGGATGATTTGTTGCTTGTGCCGCTGGGCATTTACTTGGCGCTAAAATGGCTGCCGAAAGACATCGCCGCTGAACACCGGGCAAAGGCGGAAGAGCTCGCTGGGCGCGGCAAGCCGACCAACTGGGTCGCCGGGGCGCTGATCATCCTTTTATACGTGTGGCTTGGCGTTTGGCTGCTTCGGTGGTTGATTTCGCGGACATTTTGA
- a CDS encoding uracil-DNA glycosylase — translation MPILKNDWAPLLEEEFQKPYYLKLREFLKEEYRTRTIYPDMHDIFNALHYTPYANVKVVLLGQDPYHGPGQAHGLSFSVKPGVPVPPSLANIFKELHDDLGCYIPDNGYLVKWAEQGVLLLNTVLTVRRGQANSHRGKGWEYFTDRVIELVNEKDDPVVFLLWGRNAQEKKERITNPRHLIIEAPHPSPFSAARGFFGHRPFSRTNAFLTKHGREPIDWQIENIGARAE, via the coding sequence ATGCCGATTCTCAAAAACGACTGGGCTCCGCTGCTTGAAGAGGAGTTTCAAAAGCCGTACTACTTAAAGCTGCGCGAGTTTTTAAAAGAGGAGTACCGGACGCGGACAATTTATCCGGATATGCACGATATTTTCAACGCCCTTCATTATACACCGTATGCAAACGTCAAAGTCGTGCTGCTCGGGCAAGATCCGTACCACGGACCGGGGCAGGCGCACGGGCTTAGTTTTTCCGTCAAGCCGGGCGTGCCGGTGCCGCCGTCCTTAGCGAACATTTTTAAAGAGCTGCATGACGACCTTGGCTGCTATATACCAGATAACGGCTATCTCGTCAAATGGGCTGAGCAAGGGGTGCTGTTGTTAAACACGGTGTTGACGGTCCGCCGCGGCCAGGCGAACTCCCATCGCGGCAAAGGGTGGGAATATTTCACTGACCGCGTCATTGAGCTCGTCAACGAAAAAGACGATCCGGTCGTCTTTTTGCTTTGGGGCCGGAACGCGCAAGAGAAAAAAGAACGGATTACGAATCCGCGCCATCTGATTATTGAAGCGCCGCACCCGAGCCCGTTTTCCGCCGCGCGCGGCTTTTTCGGCCATCGCCCGTTTTCGCGGACGAACGCGTTTTTAACCAAGCACGGACGCGAACCGATCGATTGGCAAATCGAGAACATCGGCGCCCGCGCTGAATGA
- a CDS encoding YwdI family protein — MTISLAAVVAKMEDELRKAKAAHDPQRMREHVAAIRVLCDLMLETTGQPQPSVPSVSTESLAVGGPISVAGGLSLGAVSVGGRSPDIDDEANGESLLDF; from the coding sequence ATGACGATCTCTTTGGCGGCGGTTGTCGCCAAAATGGAAGACGAATTGCGCAAGGCAAAGGCGGCCCATGACCCGCAGCGGATGCGTGAACATGTCGCTGCCATTCGCGTTTTATGCGATTTGATGCTGGAAACGACAGGCCAGCCGCAACCGTCCGTTCCGTCTGTCTCGACAGAGTCGCTTGCCGTCGGCGGGCCGATTTCGGTTGCTGGCGGGCTTTCGCTTGGAGCCGTTTCTGTCGGGGGACGCTCCCCTGACATTGACGATGAGGCGAACGGGGAGTCGTTGTTGGATTTTTGA